From Natronorubrum halophilum, a single genomic window includes:
- the dgoD gene encoding galactonate dehydratase produces MSEIVDYDLYEVPPRWLFLRIETSDGIVGWGEPVVEGRAATVRTAVEELMDNYLVRKDPARIEDHWQTMYRGGFYRGGPILMSAISGIDQALWDIKGKRFGAPVYELLGGRARDRIRVYQWIGGDRPSEVGDAAAEKVENGFTALKMNATSELRRVDNPAAIENAVNRLREVRERVGPEIDIGVDFHGRVSKPMAKRLAKALEPYEPMFIEEPVLSEHNDELKDIADHTTIPIATGERMYSRWDFKEIFESGAVDVIQPDLSHAGGITEVKKIAAMAEAYDVALAPHCPLGPIALASCVHVDMISPNALIQEQSLNIHYNETSDILDYLENQNVFQYDDGYIEVPTDPGLGISINEEYVKQQSEKTVNWHNPVWRNEDGSVAEW; encoded by the coding sequence ATGTCCGAAATTGTCGATTACGATCTGTACGAAGTACCGCCTCGTTGGTTGTTCCTCCGCATCGAAACGAGCGACGGGATAGTCGGTTGGGGTGAACCGGTCGTCGAAGGACGGGCAGCAACGGTTCGAACGGCCGTCGAAGAACTGATGGATAACTATCTGGTTCGGAAGGATCCCGCTCGGATCGAGGACCACTGGCAAACGATGTATCGCGGCGGGTTCTATCGCGGCGGGCCGATCCTCATGAGTGCCATTTCCGGGATCGATCAGGCGCTCTGGGATATCAAGGGGAAGCGCTTCGGCGCGCCGGTCTACGAACTCCTCGGTGGCCGCGCCCGCGATCGGATTCGCGTGTATCAGTGGATCGGCGGCGACCGACCGTCGGAGGTCGGCGACGCGGCGGCCGAAAAAGTCGAGAACGGATTCACTGCGCTGAAAATGAACGCCACCTCGGAACTCCGCCGGGTGGACAATCCGGCGGCGATCGAGAACGCAGTGAATCGCCTCCGCGAGGTTCGAGAGCGCGTCGGGCCCGAAATTGATATCGGCGTCGACTTCCACGGCCGCGTATCCAAACCGATGGCCAAGCGACTCGCCAAAGCGCTCGAGCCGTACGAGCCGATGTTCATCGAGGAGCCGGTTCTATCCGAGCACAATGACGAACTGAAAGATATCGCCGATCACACGACGATCCCGATCGCGACTGGAGAGCGGATGTACTCCCGATGGGATTTCAAGGAAATCTTCGAAAGCGGTGCGGTGGACGTGATCCAACCGGATCTCTCCCACGCGGGTGGAATCACGGAGGTCAAGAAAATCGCGGCGATGGCAGAAGCCTACGACGTCGCGCTTGCCCCACACTGCCCGCTCGGACCCATCGCCCTCGCGTCCTGCGTTCACGTCGACATGATCTCGCCGAACGCGCTGATTCAAGAACAGAGTCTGAACATCCACTACAACGAAACGAGCGACATTCTGGATTACCTCGAGAACCAGAACGTCTTCCAGTACGACGACGGATACATCGAGGTCCCCACCGATCCGGGGTTAGGGATCAGCATCAACGAGGAGTACGTTAAACAGCAGTCGGAAAAGACCGTCAATTGGCACAACCCGGTGTGGCGAAACGAGGACGGTAGCGTCGCGGAGTGGTAA
- a CDS encoding IclR family transcriptional regulator, translating to MSDTDYPVGSVATTVRIIEALNELGEASITEISERTGVTNSSVYKHLDTLRSLGYVRKNGTRYFLSLRFLGIGNRVREHRELIQVAKPVVDSLSSTAGAVTNLVIFEHNYGVYAYRATNGATGTNSYLPVVGERVHLHVTAGGKAILSQMDWEAVTEIIDSVGLPKMTDKTIDSRAELKRELRSIRDRGLAFERGEHLPSVQCVAAPITTAEGPIGSISVSGSIDQMSGKKLEEDLAGLVISAANEIELELFTD from the coding sequence ATGTCAGATACGGATTATCCTGTCGGTTCCGTCGCGACCACCGTTCGGATAATCGAGGCACTCAACGAGTTGGGGGAGGCCAGCATCACCGAAATTTCCGAACGGACGGGCGTAACGAACAGTTCCGTTTACAAACACCTCGATACCCTCCGATCGCTCGGCTACGTCCGGAAAAACGGGACGAGGTATTTTCTCAGCCTCCGGTTCCTCGGGATCGGAAACCGGGTACGGGAACACCGCGAGCTGATCCAGGTAGCTAAACCGGTAGTGGACAGCCTCAGTAGCACGGCCGGCGCAGTGACGAACCTGGTGATATTCGAACACAACTACGGTGTCTATGCGTACAGGGCCACGAACGGCGCGACGGGTACGAACAGCTACCTTCCCGTCGTCGGTGAGCGGGTCCACTTACACGTAACTGCAGGCGGAAAAGCGATCCTGTCGCAGATGGACTGGGAGGCGGTGACCGAAATCATCGATTCCGTCGGCTTACCAAAGATGACCGACAAGACGATCGACTCGAGAGCGGAACTCAAACGCGAACTACGCTCGATACGGGATCGCGGTCTCGCGTTCGAACGCGGTGAACACCTTCCATCTGTCCAGTGTGTTGCAGCGCCGATTACGACCGCTGAAGGGCCAATCGGCTCGATAAGCGTCTCCGGGAGCATCGATCAAATGAGCGGCAAAAAGCTCGAGGAGGATCTCGCGGGACTCGTTATCAGCGCGGCGAACGAGATCGAATTAGAGCTGTTTACAGATTGA
- a CDS encoding transcription initiation factor IIB, with protein sequence MTGTIATTLDERQTRERGRDSVSARQRSICSECSGRIRHDEEHGERVCSDCGLVLDGDEIDYGPEWRSFDGQDNERRVGTPITERRHDKGLSTTIGWQNEDAFGTTVSARKRRQLRRLRTWNERFTSKSAKERNLKHAFGELERMASALGLPEQCRETAAVLYRRAADEDLLPGRSVEAMTTACLYAAARQHGTLRTIDTFESVSRIEKRPFQRAYRYLSNELGLEIAPVDPVQYLSQFASALEVSDEAEHVARDILEAAKIDGVHIGKSPPGLAASALYAAARLTNEHITQKTIDETVGVSEFTIRNRYQELLDAYGAQSGR encoded by the coding sequence ATGACCGGAACGATCGCCACTACACTCGACGAGCGTCAGACGCGCGAACGTGGGCGTGACAGCGTATCGGCTCGACAGCGCTCGATCTGTTCGGAGTGTTCGGGACGGATCCGCCACGACGAGGAACACGGTGAGCGCGTGTGTTCGGACTGCGGACTCGTGCTCGACGGTGACGAAATCGACTACGGTCCCGAGTGGCGGTCGTTCGACGGCCAGGATAACGAACGGCGGGTCGGGACGCCGATCACGGAACGGCGACACGATAAAGGCCTCAGCACGACGATCGGCTGGCAAAACGAGGACGCGTTCGGAACGACGGTGTCGGCCCGGAAGCGACGGCAATTACGGCGCCTTCGAACGTGGAACGAGCGATTCACGTCGAAGAGCGCCAAGGAACGGAATCTAAAGCACGCGTTCGGCGAACTCGAGCGCATGGCATCGGCGCTCGGCTTACCGGAGCAGTGTCGCGAAACCGCCGCAGTATTGTACCGGCGGGCCGCTGATGAGGACCTCCTTCCCGGTCGTTCGGTCGAAGCGATGACGACCGCCTGTCTCTACGCGGCGGCTCGACAACACGGTACGCTACGGACGATCGACACGTTCGAGTCGGTCAGTCGCATCGAAAAACGCCCCTTTCAGCGAGCGTATCGCTACCTTTCGAACGAACTCGGGTTGGAAATCGCACCTGTCGACCCCGTTCAATACCTCTCCCAGTTCGCCTCAGCGCTCGAGGTGAGCGACGAAGCGGAACACGTCGCACGGGACATACTCGAGGCGGCGAAAATCGATGGCGTCCACATCGGGAAGAGCCCGCCGGGTCTTGCAGCGTCGGCACTCTACGCGGCAGCGCGGCTGACGAACGAACACATCACGCAGAAAACGATAGACGAAACGGTCGGCGTGAGCGAGTTCACGATACGGAATCGGTACCAAGAGCTACTGGACGCCTACGGTGCACAGAGCGGCCGATAG
- a CDS encoding universal stress protein, whose translation MARKTVVPFDDSPQANAALRYALEEFPDAEITVLHVIRLPEGYWTIFVDSEEDFPGHERAEEHAYKLLESAEEISSSYDHPIDTTFKRGDPAREIVEFAVTNDFDQIVMGSHGRQGASRLLFGSVAEQVVRRAPMTVVVVHDADES comes from the coding sequence ATGGCCAGAAAAACAGTCGTCCCGTTCGACGATTCACCGCAAGCTAACGCGGCGCTTCGGTATGCTCTCGAGGAGTTTCCCGACGCCGAAATCACGGTGTTGCACGTCATTCGGCTCCCGGAGGGGTACTGGACGATATTTGTCGACTCGGAAGAAGACTTTCCCGGACACGAGCGGGCGGAGGAACACGCTTACAAGCTTCTGGAGTCGGCCGAAGAAATCTCGTCTTCCTACGACCACCCTATCGACACGACGTTCAAACGAGGCGACCCGGCTCGAGAAATCGTTGAATTCGCCGTTACGAACGACTTTGACCAGATTGTAATGGGGAGTCATGGACGCCAGGGTGCCAGTCGGTTACTGTTTGGCAGCGTTGCTGAACAGGTCGTCAGACGCGCACCGATGACCGTCGTCGTCGTTCACGACGCAGATGAATCGTAG
- a CDS encoding TetR/AcrR family transcriptional regulator, whose protein sequence is MSSRPETEQRIREAAFRALVKHGYADLSVKDIGEELGQNPSIIYHYFDSKDDLLLSMLDVFVDIFIDRQAENPITDVKAELREFVGQILHPKPARVKQVMFAPPSDIEKATSRVFVELWAHATWDSDFRRKTTIVENRLRETVARMIRTGIELEQFRPVDPELTADHILFLLKQGIHTRTTTNRDGAVDRVQTLVEGIIADISHES, encoded by the coding sequence ATGAGTAGCCGTCCCGAGACTGAACAACGGATCAGAGAAGCCGCATTTCGTGCGCTCGTCAAACACGGATACGCGGATCTCTCCGTCAAGGATATTGGTGAAGAGCTGGGCCAAAATCCATCCATCATATACCACTACTTCGACAGCAAGGACGATCTATTACTCTCGATGCTCGATGTCTTTGTCGACATATTCATCGACCGGCAGGCAGAGAACCCGATTACCGACGTAAAAGCGGAGCTTCGAGAGTTCGTCGGCCAAATACTGCATCCGAAACCAGCGCGAGTCAAGCAGGTCATGTTTGCCCCGCCGTCGGATATCGAGAAGGCAACGTCACGGGTTTTCGTCGAACTGTGGGCGCACGCGACGTGGGACAGTGATTTTCGAAGAAAAACAACGATCGTAGAGAACCGCCTCCGAGAAACAGTCGCCCGGATGATCCGCACCGGAATTGAACTCGAGCAGTTTCGTCCAGTAGATCCCGAACTGACGGCGGATCACATCCTCTTTCTGCTCAAGCAAGGTATCCATACACGTACGACGACGAACCGGGATGGTGCCGTTGATCGCGTTCAAACGCTCGTTGAGGGAATTATCGCCGATATCTCCCACGAGAGCTAG
- a CDS encoding cytochrome P450, with amino-acid sequence MQSPDSAVGVGQPPEAIRSREGQLSPFEWYAEMRRETPVHFDEQRETWDVFRYEDVNHVLKDHDAFTANRSRNDETSSSTGEDATPMRKTMITTDPPEHDRLRGFVDERFQPGAVRDYQPQVEEVLGDLLDNLEGEERFDFVDEFAIPFPVIVIAELLGIPAKRREQFKAWSDALVARPEDGTQEEMKRVQRERQQAQQEMGRYFATLLEERRGGDGDDLVTLAANAEKLSRGEKVGFCMLLLLAGNITTTNLLTNAIWCFEEQGMTDEIRTGEIDHKRAIEETLRYRSPIQSLKRIAVEDVELNGQQIQAGDVVTLWLGAANRDPEIFDEPEEFWPERHPNRHIAFGTGVHFCLGAHLARMEADVALKQLLERFERVETDLSNLRPLNALYGLESLPCEASRTPNPVE; translated from the coding sequence ATGCAGTCCCCCGATTCAGCCGTCGGCGTTGGACAGCCACCAGAAGCCATACGAAGTCGCGAAGGGCAGCTTTCGCCGTTCGAATGGTACGCTGAGATGCGGCGGGAGACTCCAGTTCACTTCGACGAGCAACGAGAAACGTGGGACGTATTTCGGTACGAGGATGTCAATCACGTGCTCAAAGATCACGACGCGTTTACGGCTAACCGATCTCGAAACGATGAGACGTCCTCGAGCACCGGCGAAGACGCTACGCCGATGCGAAAGACGATGATCACTACAGATCCACCGGAACACGATCGACTCCGAGGGTTCGTCGACGAACGATTCCAACCGGGGGCGGTACGGGACTATCAACCACAGGTGGAGGAGGTGCTGGGGGACTTGTTGGACAACCTCGAAGGCGAGGAGCGGTTCGACTTCGTCGACGAGTTTGCGATTCCGTTTCCCGTCATCGTCATCGCGGAATTACTGGGAATCCCTGCCAAACGTCGGGAGCAGTTCAAAGCCTGGTCGGATGCACTCGTTGCGCGCCCCGAAGACGGCACACAGGAGGAGATGAAACGGGTGCAACGGGAACGGCAACAGGCTCAACAAGAGATGGGGAGGTATTTCGCGACATTGCTGGAAGAACGCCGCGGTGGCGACGGCGATGACCTCGTTACACTCGCAGCGAACGCGGAGAAACTGTCTCGAGGAGAAAAAGTCGGGTTCTGTATGCTTCTCCTCCTCGCGGGAAATATCACGACGACGAATCTTCTCACCAACGCGATCTGGTGCTTCGAAGAACAGGGGATGACGGATGAGATCCGCACGGGAGAGATCGATCATAAACGGGCTATCGAAGAGACACTTCGATACCGGTCCCCGATCCAGTCGCTGAAGCGTATCGCTGTCGAGGATGTCGAGCTAAACGGCCAGCAAATCCAGGCTGGAGATGTCGTAACGCTCTGGTTAGGCGCTGCAAACCGTGATCCGGAAATCTTCGATGAGCCCGAGGAGTTCTGGCCTGAACGGCATCCAAACCGCCACATTGCATTCGGGACGGGAGTTCACTTCTGTTTAGGTGCACATCTCGCACGGATGGAAGCAGACGTCGCCCTGAAGCAACTACTCGAGCGCTTCGAGCGGGTGGAGACGGATCTATCGAATCTCCGGCCGTTGAACGCCCTCTACGGTCTCGAATCGCTTCCCTGTGAAGCGAGCAGAACCCCTAATCCTGTAGAGTAG
- a CDS encoding methyltransferase domain-containing protein translates to MAPPTIADEPIDEEQLDELVGMAVNELGAAYYAPLIVIGDRLGLYEALADSGPLLPAELAERTDTVEPYVNEWLAAGAAGGYVTYDSETGRYSLTPEQAALLADEDSPAFLAGGFQGLMGYQKRLAEIEADFRTGEGVGWHEQDEDVCLGTERFYRPSYETNLIDTWIPALKGVDARLTAGARVADVGCGHGASTIIMAKAYPDSEFVGIDYHDHSIAVARNRAEEAGVADRIRFEVATAKEYNGADYDLVMMFDAYHDMGDPVGVASHVRETLVDDGAWMLVEPFADDRVEGNLNPVGRAFYCASTMACVPNSLNQGSDPVLGAQAGEARLREVITEGGLASVRRAAETPFNLVLEARP, encoded by the coding sequence ATGGCACCACCGACTATCGCCGACGAACCGATCGACGAAGAACAGTTAGACGAACTCGTCGGAATGGCCGTCAACGAACTCGGAGCGGCCTATTACGCGCCACTGATCGTCATCGGCGACAGGCTCGGCCTTTACGAGGCGCTGGCCGATAGCGGACCACTCCTGCCTGCCGAGTTAGCCGAGCGAACCGACACCGTGGAGCCGTACGTCAACGAGTGGCTCGCCGCGGGAGCGGCTGGCGGATACGTCACCTACGATTCCGAGACGGGGCGCTACTCCCTCACACCCGAGCAGGCGGCACTGCTGGCCGACGAAGACAGCCCCGCGTTCCTCGCCGGTGGATTTCAGGGGTTGATGGGGTATCAGAAACGCCTCGCGGAGATCGAAGCCGACTTCCGAACCGGTGAGGGCGTGGGCTGGCACGAACAAGACGAGGACGTGTGTCTCGGCACGGAACGCTTCTACCGGCCCAGTTATGAGACGAATCTCATCGACACGTGGATCCCTGCGCTCAAGGGAGTGGACGCGAGGCTCACGGCAGGTGCGCGCGTAGCCGATGTGGGCTGTGGTCACGGTGCATCGACGATCATCATGGCCAAAGCCTACCCCGATTCGGAGTTCGTCGGCATCGATTACCACGACCATTCGATTGCGGTGGCCCGCAATCGAGCCGAAGAAGCCGGTGTCGCGGATCGGATCCGCTTCGAGGTGGCGACCGCAAAGGAGTACAACGGAGCCGACTACGACCTCGTGATGATGTTCGACGCGTATCACGACATGGGTGATCCGGTCGGCGTGGCGTCCCACGTCCGGGAGACGCTCGTCGACGACGGGGCGTGGATGTTGGTCGAGCCCTTCGCCGACGATCGAGTCGAGGGCAACCTGAACCCGGTCGGAAGGGCGTTCTACTGCGCCTCAACGATGGCCTGTGTCCCGAACTCGCTCAACCAGGGTAGCGATCCCGTCTTGGGGGCACAGGCTGGCGAAGCGCGTCTCCGGGAGGTGATTACTGAGGGCGGGCTCGCGAGCGTCCGCCGGGCGGCCGAGACGCCGTTCAACCTCGTACTCGAAGCCAGACCGTGA
- a CDS encoding helix-turn-helix transcriptional regulator, with the protein MDPPEDDQISDLVFKPPGSPILEAVLQNARNQKYLGKRMDAAGSRIDADQLGDIVRHGPVLEALREKPLDRREIEERLDVSRATSHRLTKWLDEQGFVEKVDSRFQLTGHGEAVTDEVLRFEANVSAVHRMGPLLDMICPHHAEFAIEPMVDATVTVAEPEDPYRPIEQFISLVSESKTFRGFNTTHMAPLIIGEFYQQLFDDTESEVIHPSHIVEKLVDTYPVRANEAIDRGQLTLRTREKLPYGLAIFDERVGIGGYDTETGLMQAFVDTDSPLAREWAERVYASIKADSTLFDSPESQ; encoded by the coding sequence ATGGATCCCCCCGAAGACGACCAAATATCCGATCTCGTGTTCAAACCGCCCGGATCGCCGATCCTAGAGGCCGTCCTGCAGAACGCGCGGAACCAGAAATACCTCGGCAAGCGCATGGATGCAGCCGGTTCTCGCATCGACGCGGATCAACTCGGAGACATCGTACGCCACGGACCGGTCCTCGAAGCGCTCCGCGAGAAACCGCTGGACCGCCGCGAGATCGAAGAGCGTCTCGATGTCTCGCGGGCGACGAGCCACCGTTTGACGAAGTGGCTCGACGAACAGGGATTCGTCGAGAAAGTCGATAGCCGGTTCCAGTTGACGGGACATGGCGAGGCGGTCACCGACGAGGTGCTCCGGTTCGAGGCGAACGTGAGCGCCGTCCATCGGATGGGACCGCTGTTGGACATGATCTGTCCGCATCACGCGGAGTTCGCCATCGAACCGATGGTCGACGCGACCGTCACCGTCGCGGAACCGGAAGATCCCTACCGACCGATCGAACAATTCATCTCGCTCGTAAGCGAGTCGAAGACGTTCCGGGGATTCAACACGACGCATATGGCTCCGTTGATCATCGGTGAGTTCTACCAGCAGCTGTTCGACGACACAGAGAGCGAGGTCATTCACCCATCCCATATCGTCGAGAAACTGGTGGATACGTACCCGGTCCGGGCGAACGAGGCGATCGATCGCGGACAGTTAACCCTTCGAACCCGCGAGAAGTTGCCCTATGGACTCGCTATCTTCGATGAACGCGTCGGGATTGGTGGATACGACACGGAGACGGGACTGATGCAGGCGTTCGTCGATACGGACTCGCCGCTCGCCCGCGAGTGGGCCGAGCGAGTCTACGCGTCAATCAAGGCGGATTCGACGCTATTCGACAGCCCGGAGAGCCAGTAG
- a CDS encoding DUF4260 domain-containing protein codes for MEPRILLRLEGLAALGIALGGYFTLDGPIWMLVVLALSPDLSMIGYLAGPRFGSLSYNIVHTYTLPLALGAFGFWADSRLALLIALIWAGHIGVDRAFGYGLKFESGFADTHLSTQPDPLETVTEPDR; via the coding sequence ATGGAACCACGGATACTCTTACGCCTCGAGGGATTGGCCGCACTGGGAATCGCGTTGGGTGGCTATTTCACACTCGACGGCCCAATTTGGATGCTGGTCGTTCTAGCGCTATCCCCTGACTTGTCCATGATCGGGTATCTTGCGGGCCCGCGATTCGGAAGCTTGAGCTACAATATCGTGCATACGTACACACTACCGCTCGCACTCGGTGCCTTCGGATTCTGGGCGGATAGCCGATTAGCGCTTCTCATCGCACTCATCTGGGCAGGACATATCGGCGTTGATAGAGCATTCGGCTATGGTCTCAAGTTCGAATCCGGGTTCGCGGATACGCACCTCTCTACCCAGCCAGACCCACTCGAGACCGTCACGGAACCGGACCGGTAA
- a CDS encoding PPOX class F420-dependent oxidoreductase codes for MGSIPDDFHDLFEKQTFAHLSTLLPDGAPHSTPVWIDYNVETDRLLVNTERDRRKEKNARNDPRVAISMTDPDNPYRMLSITGEVDELTTEGAREHIDELAKRYTGQDEYSNPIQTERIIISIKPESVSHFEG; via the coding sequence ATGGGATCAATTCCGGACGACTTCCACGATCTGTTCGAGAAACAGACGTTCGCCCACTTGTCGACGCTCTTGCCCGACGGGGCGCCACATTCGACGCCAGTGTGGATCGATTACAATGTCGAGACGGATCGCCTGTTGGTCAACACCGAACGCGACCGCCGCAAGGAGAAAAACGCCCGAAACGATCCGCGAGTCGCCATCAGCATGACCGATCCGGACAACCCGTATCGGATGCTCTCGATAACGGGCGAAGTCGACGAACTCACCACGGAAGGAGCGCGCGAGCACATCGACGAACTGGCGAAGCGATACACGGGACAGGACGAATATTCCAATCCGATCCAGACGGAACGGATCATCATCTCGATCAAACCCGAGAGCGTCAGTCACTTCGAAGGGTGA
- a CDS encoding ArsR family transcriptional regulator codes for MTDISARSEADNEENPLERQRELMELLSQETRHSIIQALVGHPKILASADEINHFIPSKSKKTVEEQLDVLVEAGILAIYEYPPNKEKRGLPWEFYGVTEYGADVLGDFNYLKGVPMARAVHQKTRKGEKIERHETAPRPPLPESVRETVRLDEEST; via the coding sequence ATGACAGACATCTCCGCCCGTTCCGAAGCCGACAACGAGGAAAACCCCTTAGAGCGGCAGCGTGAGTTGATGGAGTTGCTGTCACAGGAAACGCGACACAGCATCATTCAGGCGCTCGTGGGACACCCGAAAATCCTCGCGTCGGCGGATGAAATCAACCATTTCATCCCGAGTAAATCGAAAAAGACCGTGGAAGAGCAACTGGACGTACTCGTCGAAGCGGGAATCCTTGCAATCTACGAGTATCCACCAAACAAGGAAAAGCGCGGCTTGCCGTGGGAATTCTACGGCGTTACCGAGTATGGTGCCGACGTCCTCGGGGACTTCAACTATCTCAAAGGCGTCCCAATGGCACGAGCCGTTCACCAGAAAACGCGGAAAGGAGAGAAAATTGAGCGACACGAAACGGCCCCGCGACCGCCCCTCCCAGAATCGGTCCGTGAGACGGTCCGACTCGACGAAGAGTCGACATAA
- a CDS encoding GMC oxidoreductase, translating into MNDPDVVVIGAGADGPATASRLAREHGLDVLILEGGPWHGNEQWPEPHADAGGTVSTDPNDLDGKLLDDQFTHREADANDPTHGYLRVGPADHSRAPWFRNLHQNAFIWQVGAVGGTSLHYFANHPRAYPYAIDEQDHWPISYEDLVPYYQLNEEVTSTQQAPMTAKEEVFIEGATNAGYPRLDTKNVTETGWRPQANAVSVPGKETSTDQPLDADYEGSFSYDDGFRGDTLVGDHFQGSSTPVDAPVREKARKSANVSWVPRALDTNDNPDVGNVAIRPNAFVTNIETKEGFGTIEATGVTFRDSWSGSSQTVSADVVVLAAGCIESPRLWLNSDLPDDGWVGKGLTTHWFDWIVGVYDDDTVAEINPENEHMDPYVGQNSAVRFDKPGVGGLEDIGMSPGLVSYADYLFTEAGYSFDTPADPGEPWDTRGYVVGEELKRRMSDYRQTKALLVLTDDLPRQDNGVSLDNTFSDEHGPVPKVKYEPHPDDDARRDELARIAAKIHREAGAEHVHRCEWPPLLLHMQSTMRMGKVLDESAEAKNVSRLFVADHSAMANGLGGPNPTNTGQALALRTADRIGDRYF; encoded by the coding sequence ATGAACGACCCCGACGTCGTTGTAATCGGTGCCGGCGCAGACGGTCCGGCGACAGCCTCACGACTCGCTCGCGAACACGGCCTCGACGTGCTCATCCTCGAGGGCGGCCCGTGGCACGGCAATGAGCAATGGCCTGAGCCACACGCAGACGCCGGTGGTACGGTGAGCACGGACCCTAACGACCTTGACGGAAAGTTACTGGACGATCAGTTCACCCATCGGGAAGCCGACGCCAACGACCCGACCCACGGCTACCTCCGCGTGGGACCGGCCGACCACTCGCGAGCGCCGTGGTTCCGGAACCTCCATCAGAACGCGTTCATCTGGCAAGTCGGTGCGGTCGGTGGGACATCGCTCCACTACTTCGCGAACCATCCCCGGGCGTATCCCTACGCAATCGACGAGCAGGACCACTGGCCAATCTCGTACGAGGACCTCGTCCCGTACTACCAACTCAACGAGGAAGTGACGAGTACCCAGCAAGCGCCGATGACCGCCAAAGAGGAGGTCTTTATCGAGGGCGCGACGAACGCTGGCTATCCGCGACTCGACACGAAGAACGTCACGGAGACGGGCTGGCGGCCCCAAGCGAACGCCGTCTCGGTACCTGGGAAAGAAACGTCAACTGATCAGCCGCTCGATGCTGACTACGAGGGATCGTTCAGCTATGACGATGGGTTCCGGGGCGACACGCTCGTCGGTGACCACTTCCAGGGGTCGTCGACCCCTGTCGATGCGCCGGTTCGCGAAAAGGCTCGCAAATCCGCGAACGTGAGTTGGGTCCCGCGAGCACTCGATACTAATGACAATCCCGACGTGGGTAACGTCGCGATTCGTCCAAATGCCTTCGTCACGAACATCGAGACGAAAGAAGGGTTCGGAACGATAGAGGCGACAGGTGTCACGTTCCGCGACTCTTGGTCCGGGTCTTCACAAACCGTCTCGGCCGACGTTGTCGTCCTCGCCGCCGGCTGCATCGAGTCACCGCGACTCTGGCTCAATTCGGACCTGCCGGACGATGGGTGGGTCGGAAAGGGGCTTACGACCCACTGGTTCGACTGGATCGTCGGCGTCTACGATGACGATACCGTCGCCGAGATTAACCCTGAGAATGAACATATGGATCCCTACGTGGGACAAAACTCTGCGGTTCGATTCGATAAACCCGGGGTCGGGGGGCTCGAAGATATCGGCATGTCACCGGGGTTAGTCTCCTATGCCGACTATCTCTTCACCGAGGCCGGGTACAGCTTCGACACTCCAGCCGACCCCGGCGAGCCGTGGGACACACGCGGATACGTCGTCGGTGAGGAACTCAAGCGACGAATGTCGGATTACCGGCAGACGAAGGCGCTCCTGGTTCTCACTGATGACCTCCCTCGCCAGGACAACGGCGTTTCACTGGACAATACGTTTAGCGACGAGCACGGCCCGGTTCCGAAGGTCAAGTACGAACCCCACCCTGACGACGATGCGAGGCGCGACGAACTCGCACGTATCGCGGCAAAGATCCATCGGGAGGCCGGCGCCGAGCATGTCCATCGCTGTGAGTGGCCACCGTTGTTGCTCCATATGCAGTCCACGATGCGAATGGGCAAGGTCCTCGACGAAAGCGCCGAGGCGAAGAACGTCTCAAGGCTATTCGTTGCGGACCACTCCGCGATGGCGAACGGGCTGGGTGGGCCGAACCCGACCAACACTGGACAGGCGCTCGCACTGCGGACTGCCGATCGCATCGGCGATCGCTACTTCTAA